A section of the Alkalihalobacillus sp. LMS39 genome encodes:
- a CDS encoding TetR/AcrR family transcriptional regulator, translating into MSKLKTKRQLQAIETKQKLVKAAKEVFFEQGFQKSTIQQIIKQAETGYGTAYVYFKNKDDFLVEIMQETMEQFYKVATMPFTPSSKAEAEQLIGNQVKLFLTLALENKDLMKLLKEAIGVSPEVEEHWLTIRNRFIENITKDIQYAQDKALANAELLPSIVARSWFYTNEMFMWELVSGNTQNIDDIVSHMTILYTRGLYNF; encoded by the coding sequence GTGAGTAAACTGAAAACGAAGCGGCAATTACAAGCAATAGAAACAAAACAGAAATTAGTGAAGGCGGCAAAGGAAGTTTTCTTTGAACAAGGCTTTCAAAAATCAACAATCCAACAAATAATTAAACAAGCTGAGACAGGTTATGGCACGGCTTATGTTTATTTTAAAAATAAAGATGATTTTTTAGTTGAAATTATGCAGGAAACGATGGAGCAATTTTACAAAGTGGCAACAATGCCCTTTACACCATCTTCAAAAGCAGAAGCCGAGCAACTGATTGGTAATCAAGTAAAATTATTTCTAACCTTAGCGTTGGAAAATAAAGACTTAATGAAACTTTTAAAAGAAGCGATAGGCGTCTCTCCTGAAGTTGAAGAGCATTGGCTCACCATTCGAAATCGCTTTATTGAAAATATTACAAAGGATATTCAATACGCCCAAGACAAAGCGCTCGCCAATGCTGAATTGCTTCCTTCAATCGTTGCCCGCTCTTGGTTTTATACGAATGAAATGTTTATGTGGGAACTCGTTTCAGGAAACACTCAAAACATCGATGACATTGTGAGTCATATGACTATTCTTTATACACGTGGATTGTATAATTTTTAA
- a CDS encoding glycosyl hydrolase, producing the protein MNEKEKESYAHVPLFRDPIYDGAADPTIIWNEQEKQWWMIYTNRRATAPGIGVSWVHGTSLGIASSSNGVNWKYRGIIEGLEVEQGHNTFWAPEIVFVDGMYHMYVSYIQGIPTDWPVVEREIRHYTSNNLWDWTYQSPLHLSSNFVIDAAVHQHPDGSYRLWYKDEAHDSHTYVAKSDDLYEWEVIGPVITGFPHEGANVFYWKSAYWLIVDSWKGQIVFRSSDCENWEKNSMILDEFGQREDDYDYGRHADVLVHNEEAYIYYFTHPGVHKQTTGDSFESKRSSIQVAKLELKNEIVKCNRDEPLMMNLKK; encoded by the coding sequence ATGAATGAAAAAGAGAAAGAAAGCTACGCTCATGTTCCATTGTTTCGTGATCCGATTTATGATGGGGCTGCGGATCCTACGATTATATGGAATGAGCAAGAAAAACAATGGTGGATGATTTATACAAATCGAAGAGCGACAGCGCCCGGTATCGGGGTTTCATGGGTTCATGGTACATCACTAGGTATAGCCTCATCTTCTAATGGGGTTAATTGGAAGTATCGTGGGATAATAGAAGGGTTAGAGGTAGAGCAAGGCCATAATACATTTTGGGCTCCTGAGATTGTTTTCGTAGATGGAATGTATCATATGTATGTCAGTTACATTCAAGGAATACCAACAGATTGGCCAGTAGTTGAACGGGAAATAAGACACTATACAAGTAACAATTTATGGGATTGGACGTATCAATCTCCGTTACACCTAAGCTCGAACTTTGTTATAGATGCTGCCGTCCACCAACATCCAGATGGAAGTTATCGATTATGGTACAAAGATGAAGCCCATGATTCACATACATATGTTGCAAAAAGTGATGACTTATACGAATGGGAGGTCATCGGTCCAGTTATAACCGGTTTTCCTCATGAAGGAGCGAACGTATTTTATTGGAAAAGTGCATATTGGCTTATCGTTGACAGTTGGAAAGGGCAGATAGTCTTTCGCTCAAGTGACTGTGAGAATTGGGAAAAAAATTCAATGATTCTCGATGAATTCGGTCAGCGGGAAGATGATTATGATTATGGTCGTCATGCTGATGTCCTCGTCCATAATGAAGAAGCTTATATATATTACTTTACTCACCCTGGTGTTCATAAACAAACAACCGGCGATTCATTTGAAAGCAAACGGTCCAGCATCCAAGTTGCAAAATTAGAGCTAAAAAATGAGATTGTTAAATGTAACCGGGATGAACCCCTGATGATGAATTTGAAGAAATGA
- a CDS encoding helix-turn-helix domain-containing protein, whose protein sequence is MDSNHIQFLLNLLQNSYKVPVMFIGPDKNIMFEYNSVLNPIYLTKDELISTLLNENDKPCYPHFKTTMFETFFLIHVEKNHKKLGTLLIGPFLTDDVAEEMISGLLFDYQIPSYLHSDLLYYFQSLTKLKQEDLLHLAQHAYFLFFFQKLDLPSLQQESKLVNIDKVKIEKELQIRRLDGRFHMDYHQEQYIWQYIREGKKDKLEEHLNQINVDRIGLLSKTSHLRHVKNYCIIGIALASRAAIEGGLYPEIVLTMSDIYIQRIEDTQEVQNVEMIFLLTREYMFELTDRIHASKLKNHSKTIAICKNYIFNHIFEKLTIDVIAKKVHLNPIYLSRLFKKETGLSLGKYIQQEKLNEAKKLLLQSEYTISEICNLLQFGDQSYFASAFKKHTGLTPSQYRKENELIYQN, encoded by the coding sequence TTGGATTCTAATCATATTCAATTTTTACTTAATCTTCTTCAAAACTCATATAAAGTACCTGTTATGTTTATCGGGCCAGATAAGAACATCATGTTTGAATACAATTCTGTATTAAATCCGATTTACCTGACAAAAGATGAACTCATTTCCACCTTGCTAAATGAGAATGACAAGCCATGTTATCCTCATTTTAAAACAACTATGTTTGAGACATTTTTCCTAATTCATGTTGAAAAGAATCATAAAAAACTCGGAACTTTGCTTATCGGTCCTTTTTTAACCGATGATGTGGCAGAAGAAATGATTTCTGGTCTTTTATTTGATTATCAAATCCCGTCGTACTTACATTCCGATTTACTTTATTATTTTCAAAGCTTAACAAAACTAAAGCAAGAGGACTTACTCCATCTAGCTCAACATGCTTACTTTTTGTTCTTCTTTCAAAAATTAGACCTCCCTTCTCTTCAGCAAGAATCCAAGCTGGTGAATATTGATAAAGTAAAGATTGAAAAAGAATTACAAATACGCCGGCTTGATGGGCGGTTTCATATGGATTATCACCAAGAGCAATATATATGGCAATACATTCGGGAAGGAAAAAAAGATAAGCTGGAAGAACACTTAAACCAAATAAATGTAGACAGGATTGGGCTCTTATCGAAAACAAGCCATCTACGCCATGTAAAAAACTACTGCATCATCGGGATCGCACTTGCTTCAAGAGCTGCCATTGAAGGTGGACTTTATCCTGAAATTGTTTTAACGATGAGTGATATTTATATTCAACGTATTGAAGATACACAAGAAGTTCAAAATGTAGAGATGATTTTCCTTCTAACAAGAGAATATATGTTTGAGCTAACAGACCGTATTCATGCTAGTAAATTAAAAAATCATTCAAAAACAATCGCAATATGTAAAAACTATATTTTTAATCATATTTTTGAGAAGCTAACGATTGATGTTATCGCTAAAAAAGTTCACCTTAATCCCATTTACTTATCTCGATTATTTAAAAAAGAAACCGGCCTTTCTCTCGGGAAATACATACAACAGGAAAAATTAAACGAAGCCAAAAAATTACTGTTGCAAAGTGAATATACAATTTCTGAAATTTGTAATCTTTTACAGTTCGGTGACCAGAGTTATTTTGCTAGCGCTTTTAAAAAACATACCGGATTAACCCCTAGTCAATATCGAAAGGAGAATGAGTTAATCTATCAAAATTAA
- a CDS encoding magnesium transporter — MMAKVELDLKVQQELQEYKEKETIKSDVLVNGSVFQIWKVRLPFLIITLIGGMLAGAVVGAFEEALEAIVILAVFIPVIMDMGGNAGTQSSSIFTRAFVLGQISFERWKKHLGKEILVGISMGAVLGVAACLIAYLWQGIFALGLVVGLSLFFTVTIATTIGFLIPYILVKLGFDQAAGSDPFITTIKDVTGLLIYFGLASVLLAHLM; from the coding sequence ATGATGGCAAAAGTAGAATTAGATTTAAAAGTGCAACAAGAATTACAAGAGTATAAAGAAAAAGAAACTATCAAAAGTGATGTATTAGTGAACGGGTCGGTCTTTCAAATTTGGAAAGTACGTCTACCTTTTTTAATTATTACACTAATCGGTGGAATGCTTGCGGGAGCTGTCGTCGGTGCATTTGAAGAAGCGTTAGAAGCCATTGTTATTTTGGCTGTATTTATCCCGGTTATCATGGATATGGGTGGAAATGCGGGGACACAATCTTCCTCGATTTTTACAAGAGCTTTTGTATTAGGACAAATTTCATTTGAGAGATGGAAAAAACATCTTGGAAAAGAAATTCTTGTTGGTATAAGTATGGGTGCAGTACTTGGGGTTGCCGCGTGTTTAATTGCTTACTTATGGCAAGGGATTTTTGCACTTGGTCTTGTTGTTGGCTTATCACTATTTTTCACAGTTACGATAGCGACTACAATTGGTTTCTTAATTCCTTATATTCTTGTCAAATTAGGTTTCGATCAAGCTGCGGGGTCAGACCCATTTATTACGACAATTAAAGATGTGACAGGGCTATTAATTTATTTTGGTTTAGCTTCAGTACTATTGGCTCATTTAATGTAA
- a CDS encoding YitT family protein → MKLVGFSKQECYRYFSLTLGGMVQGLAMGIFLFPHDIPSGGAAGLALLLNYGLLLPLGVALWLVNGLMLLFSVKIFGRWWTVRTMYAVTVTSVTVSVIPTFLSLGNMNLFYSLLVGALLFGMGVGILIRNGASSGGMVILALFIAKKKDYPPGKTMFWVNLFIFILTATVIKIEIVLYAIVCQWLSTKVIDSLQIVKVQPVSAQDA, encoded by the coding sequence ATGAAGTTAGTTGGTTTTTCAAAACAGGAATGTTATCGATATTTTTCTTTAACATTAGGTGGAATGGTACAAGGCTTAGCAATGGGCATTTTTTTATTCCCTCATGACATTCCATCTGGAGGAGCTGCAGGTTTAGCCTTACTATTAAATTATGGGCTTTTGTTGCCTCTTGGGGTTGCCTTATGGCTTGTTAATGGTTTAATGCTCCTATTTTCAGTTAAAATATTTGGTCGTTGGTGGACCGTTCGCACGATGTATGCAGTTACGGTCACATCTGTGACTGTGAGTGTGATACCTACTTTTTTGTCACTTGGAAACATGAACTTATTTTATTCGTTACTAGTAGGTGCGTTGTTGTTCGGAATGGGAGTCGGGATTCTAATAAGAAATGGTGCTTCTAGTGGTGGTATGGTTATTTTAGCTTTGTTCATCGCAAAGAAGAAAGACTACCCACCAGGAAAAACGATGTTTTGGGTGAATTTATTTATCTTTATATTAACTGCTACTGTTATAAAAATTGAAATTGTTTTGTACGCCATTGTTTGTCAATGGTTATCAACAAAAGTCATTGATAGCCTTCAAATAGTGAAGGTTCAGCCTGTCAGTGCTCAAGATGCCTAG
- a CDS encoding DUF5412 family protein — translation MANKKFRTRLFVILSGFLLILFLFFYGVNKMFFSTDLSNINGTFALQESIDSPDGTFTANVYLVNAHSTVKYSLAVGIDSNNEKFPELNDKIIYWHYPESEYDVEWLDDETIIINGTHLNIFKDTYHWRRDAKE, via the coding sequence ATGGCTAACAAGAAATTTCGTACTCGCTTGTTCGTAATATTATCTGGTTTTTTGTTGATACTTTTCTTATTCTTTTATGGTGTGAATAAGATGTTTTTTTCAACAGATTTATCAAATATAAATGGTACATTTGCGTTACAGGAAAGTATAGATTCTCCCGACGGTACTTTTACTGCTAATGTGTATCTAGTAAATGCACATTCCACTGTAAAGTATTCGTTAGCGGTTGGAATTGATTCTAATAATGAAAAGTTCCCAGAATTAAATGATAAGATCATTTATTGGCATTATCCAGAGTCAGAGTATGATGTAGAATGGCTAGATGATGAAACAATTATCATTAATGGAACTCATTTAAATATTTTTAAGGATACATATCATTGGAGAAGAGATGCAAAGGAGTAA
- a CDS encoding tRNA-dihydrouridine synthase → MKENFWRELPRPFFILAPMEEVTDVVFRHVVSAAARPDVFFTEFANSDSYCHPEGNKSLRGRLAFTEDEQPIVAHIWGDNPDHFRQMSIGMAQRGFKGLDINMGCPVPNVARHGKGSGLICRPEVAAELIQEAKAGGLPVSVKTRLGFKELDEWQEWLTHLLKQDIVNLSIHLRTREEMSKVDAHWELIPEIKKLRDRVAPDTLLTINGDIPDRQTGLRLVNEYGVDGVMIGRGIFHNPFAFEKDPREHSSMELLTLLRLHIDLHDQYAGLELRPFHALHRFFKIYVKGFPGASTLRNSLMNTKSTDEVRALLDNFEL, encoded by the coding sequence ATGAAGGAAAATTTTTGGCGTGAGTTACCACGACCTTTTTTTATATTGGCACCAATGGAAGAAGTAACAGATGTTGTTTTTCGTCATGTTGTAAGTGCGGCAGCTAGACCGGATGTGTTTTTTACGGAGTTTGCAAACAGTGATAGTTATTGTCATCCAGAGGGAAACAAAAGTTTACGTGGGCGTTTAGCTTTTACAGAAGATGAACAACCCATTGTCGCCCATATTTGGGGAGACAATCCTGACCACTTTCGGCAAATGAGTATTGGTATGGCGCAACGTGGCTTTAAAGGTTTGGATATTAATATGGGCTGTCCTGTTCCTAATGTTGCGCGGCATGGAAAGGGAAGTGGATTAATCTGCCGCCCTGAAGTTGCAGCAGAGTTAATTCAAGAAGCAAAAGCAGGAGGATTGCCTGTAAGTGTGAAAACAAGGCTTGGTTTTAAGGAATTAGACGAGTGGCAAGAATGGCTGACACACCTATTGAAACAAGATATTGTGAATCTTTCCATTCATCTGCGAACAAGAGAGGAAATGAGCAAGGTAGATGCTCATTGGGAACTGATCCCGGAAATTAAAAAATTACGTGACCGTGTAGCACCAGATACTCTTTTAACGATTAACGGTGATATTCCAGACCGCCAAACAGGTCTAAGACTTGTTAATGAATACGGTGTAGATGGGGTAATGATTGGTCGTGGTATTTTCCATAACCCATTTGCCTTTGAAAAAGATCCTAGAGAACATAGCAGTATGGAATTACTTACTCTTTTACGATTGCATATCGATCTCCATGATCAATATGCAGGATTAGAGCTACGTCCGTTTCATGCGCTTCATCGCTTTTTCAAAATATATGTAAAAGGATTTCCGGGGGCAAGTACATTAAGAAATTCACTAATGAACACTAAATCAACAGATGAAGTCCGAGCTTTGCTTGATAACTTTGAACTTTAA
- a CDS encoding Ltp family lipoprotein yields the protein MKKILSILLMVLLIAFMTACGLEEEGQAAVEPEETEVVEAETETDADEETDVVEEEETEPEEPADPAEQEADDVPREYQNALRAAENYISFMPFSEKGLFEQLTSEYGDKYPEEAAQYAIENIEVDYNEQALKSAISYLEMMPMSDQELLEQLTSEYGEQFTNEQAQYAIDNLPN from the coding sequence ATGAAAAAAATACTATCTATACTTTTAATGGTTTTATTGATTGCCTTTATGACTGCATGTGGCTTAGAAGAAGAAGGACAGGCTGCTGTTGAACCAGAGGAAACAGAAGTAGTTGAAGCTGAAACTGAAACTGATGCCGATGAGGAAACAGATGTTGTAGAAGAAGAAGAGACTGAACCAGAAGAACCAGCAGATCCGGCTGAACAAGAGGCAGATGACGTTCCTCGTGAATATCAAAACGCTTTAAGGGCCGCTGAAAATTATATCAGCTTTATGCCGTTTTCGGAAAAAGGACTTTTTGAACAATTGACTTCTGAGTATGGAGATAAATATCCGGAGGAAGCTGCTCAATACGCCATAGAAAATATAGAAGTAGATTATAACGAACAAGCCCTTAAATCGGCTATAAGCTATTTAGAGATGATGCCAATGTCTGACCAAGAACTATTGGAACAACTTACATCAGAATACGGCGAACAATTTACAAATGAACAAGCGCAATATGCTATTGATAACTTACCAAATTAA
- a CDS encoding YjcZ family sporulation protein, whose amino-acid sequence MSGYHGGYAGGFALIVVLFILLIIVGASWYY is encoded by the coding sequence ATGAGCGGATACCATGGTGGATATGCAGGAGGATTTGCTTTAATCGTTGTCCTCTTCATCCTTCTCATTATTGTCGGTGCATCTTGGTACTACTAA
- a CDS encoding DUF2535 family protein gives MNRSKNIELFHNSGKCYRIVDVPVFYEDFLILTYYLEMMINDIEKLSNPKSKYSFLSFIIQKYGLKEYAQLLKMNEGSGTTVSAM, from the coding sequence ATGAACAGGTCAAAAAATATCGAATTATTTCATAATAGTGGAAAATGTTACCGAATTGTTGATGTTCCCGTTTTTTATGAGGATTTTCTAATTTTAACGTATTATTTAGAAATGATGATAAATGACATTGAAAAATTGTCCAATCCAAAATCAAAATATTCATTTCTCTCTTTTATAATCCAAAAGTACGGACTAAAGGAATACGCACAATTACTAAAAATGAATGAAGGTTCTGGAACTACAGTTTCGGCCATGTAA
- a CDS encoding glycoside hydrolase domain-containing protein, with translation MVRTVWGVDSASAVSPSLYECVMNQFGKPEYWGRYLTTVENVSDGLTQEEIQFLQENRIKIMPIYNVFREAVGYRQGEITATNAIFHARRLGIPTGTFIFANIEHFFTIDEAWLRGWVDAFYPSGFKPGFYNDPVRGQFNEAFCQAVNNHNRVKEQAVLWSAEPEPGVTTKQNRPRTFAPATPDCDALVWGWQYGRDAEECPIDTNLIDRKLYESLW, from the coding sequence ATGGTTAGAACTGTTTGGGGAGTCGATTCTGCAAGTGCAGTCAGTCCTTCTTTATATGAATGTGTCATGAACCAATTTGGTAAACCGGAATATTGGGGAAGATACTTAACGACTGTAGAAAATGTAAGTGATGGTTTAACTCAAGAAGAAATTCAATTTTTACAAGAGAATAGAATTAAAATTATGCCTATCTATAATGTTTTTCGAGAAGCTGTCGGTTATCGCCAAGGGGAAATTACGGCTACAAATGCGATTTTTCATGCGAGACGACTCGGAATCCCAACCGGGACTTTTATTTTTGCCAATATTGAACATTTTTTTACGATTGATGAAGCATGGTTACGTGGCTGGGTGGATGCCTTTTATCCAAGTGGATTCAAGCCCGGCTTTTATAATGACCCTGTTAGAGGACAATTTAATGAGGCTTTTTGTCAAGCTGTTAACAATCATAATCGCGTCAAAGAACAAGCGGTCCTTTGGAGTGCTGAGCCAGAACCTGGAGTGACAACAAAACAAAATCGTCCTAGAACATTTGCTCCAGCAACACCTGATTGTGATGCACTCGTATGGGGGTGGCAATATGGGCGAGATGCTGAAGAATGCCCGATTGATACGAACTTGATTGACCGGAAGTTATATGAAAGCCTTTGGTAA
- a CDS encoding ATP-binding protein produces MLKFMKQSLLRQFAFIMIILVAFIILGSLGLGVVFYSEQQTFITERDELLDKQSKITEIEEHFTEMLFRGRGYTAFQSEPELEQLYIEAKKLEQVITSLEMSELTSAEAYFIKEITDFTSYYLNELLPQRIVLVEARDYDGLRDLSEQGSTVEINQILSTAHDFANEMDEKINGKNEEFISKLNQVSIIFLLYLLFVLACIGFAIRKVVKEIGYPLQELSKASLQVKAGEHVNFVETDRQDEIGMLSKSFEEMVRSLQMKEEELTAQNEELMAQQDELTGQQEQLHDLLYVSESQKKKLELNNQVISTLSTTLNKHELLREIVTTVSEIFHCDKAMLVLLNDNRDYEVIGVSSKQAETFIHWMNDGVAIKLEQTKKVFVTQRESHSSEQGYHEELSYSYDLFAPIMRADGELIAIYTATRVGQSFLPNELDEHTMIMNQISLSLEKIFLYEEAEQNRLLNQDIIDNVNEGILLVDNDGIIIQINQVFSQVMEVDSVSRLLQLSFDEWVGKLGNVPDEFIRFLTDTLRHQTEAVMTYRYEIHHPKHHVFDIYGQAIFRNGEKIGTLFVQRDITVEHEIDQMKSELVSTVSHELRTPLASILGFTELMITKTLKQDRQAKYLETIHKEAKRLTNLINDFLDLQRMESGNQTYQKESLQVVQVLQQVVDLFQVQHTDRKISIKNEVKEPYVVADEEKLIQLFTNLISNAIKFSPNGGNIDISVDMVDSQLRIAIHDEGLGIPRSEIPNLFQKFYRIDNSDRRKIGGTGLGLAICKEIVQAHHGAISVSSEQGKGSTFTMHFPLAREDRPIANELDSMSDHPKLVILEDDNSLAMLLKEQLNETGFHVIHEKDGEQALQTIEQVKPDAVVIDILLQNSIDGWSVIEILKENPITKDIPIIVSSALDEKERGLGAGAKHYLTKPYPPNQLSTVILQTLVTRKKDGKILLPKETE; encoded by the coding sequence ATGCTTAAATTTATGAAACAAAGCTTATTACGTCAGTTTGCTTTTATCATGATCATTCTTGTCGCATTTATCATCCTTGGTTCGCTCGGTTTAGGTGTCGTTTTTTATAGTGAACAGCAAACATTTATCACAGAACGAGATGAGCTGTTAGACAAACAGTCAAAGATTACAGAAATTGAAGAGCATTTTACAGAAATGTTATTCCGAGGCAGAGGATATACGGCATTTCAAAGTGAACCAGAACTTGAACAATTATATATTGAAGCAAAAAAACTAGAACAAGTGATTACAAGCTTAGAAATGTCAGAATTAACTTCTGCAGAAGCTTATTTTATTAAGGAAATAACCGATTTCACTTCATATTATTTAAATGAATTGTTGCCACAACGAATCGTTCTCGTTGAAGCACGTGATTATGACGGCTTACGCGACTTATCAGAACAAGGGTCTACTGTAGAGATTAATCAAATCCTTTCAACAGCTCATGACTTTGCAAATGAAATGGATGAAAAAATAAATGGAAAAAATGAAGAATTTATTAGTAAGTTAAATCAAGTTAGTATTATATTTCTTCTGTATCTTCTATTTGTGTTAGCATGTATCGGATTTGCAATTCGCAAAGTGGTTAAAGAAATTGGTTATCCGCTCCAAGAGCTTTCAAAAGCATCACTTCAAGTTAAAGCTGGGGAGCATGTGAATTTTGTGGAAACCGATAGACAAGATGAAATTGGTATGTTATCAAAGTCTTTTGAAGAAATGGTTCGTTCTTTACAAATGAAAGAAGAAGAGTTAACTGCTCAAAATGAAGAATTAATGGCACAACAAGATGAGCTAACAGGGCAGCAAGAACAGCTCCATGATTTATTATATGTATCAGAAAGTCAGAAGAAAAAACTAGAGTTAAATAATCAAGTGATATCAACTTTATCAACAACGTTAAATAAACATGAATTATTACGAGAAATTGTCACAACTGTTTCTGAAATTTTCCATTGTGATAAAGCAATGCTTGTTTTATTAAATGATAATCGCGATTATGAAGTTATTGGAGTTTCTTCAAAGCAAGCAGAAACCTTTATTCATTGGATGAATGACGGAGTGGCGATTAAACTAGAGCAAACAAAAAAGGTGTTTGTGACACAAAGAGAAAGTCATTCTTCTGAACAAGGCTATCATGAAGAACTATCGTATAGCTATGATTTATTTGCACCGATTATGAGAGCAGATGGAGAACTCATTGCGATTTATACAGCAACACGTGTAGGTCAATCGTTTTTACCAAACGAACTTGATGAGCATACAATGATTATGAATCAAATTTCATTATCATTAGAAAAGATATTCTTGTATGAAGAGGCAGAGCAAAATCGATTATTAAATCAAGATATAATCGATAATGTAAATGAAGGAATTCTATTAGTGGATAACGATGGAATTATTATTCAAATCAATCAAGTCTTCTCTCAAGTGATGGAGGTAGATTCAGTTTCACGGTTGCTTCAACTGTCGTTTGATGAGTGGGTTGGTAAATTAGGGAATGTGCCGGACGAGTTTATTCGTTTTCTAACGGATACTCTTCGCCACCAGACCGAAGCTGTGATGACATATCGATATGAAATTCATCATCCAAAACATCATGTGTTTGATATTTACGGACAAGCGATTTTCCGTAATGGTGAAAAAATTGGTACACTGTTTGTGCAACGTGACATTACAGTTGAACATGAAATCGACCAAATGAAATCTGAGCTTGTTAGTACAGTTAGTCATGAATTACGCACGCCACTAGCAAGTATTTTAGGATTTACCGAGCTAATGATTACAAAGACATTAAAACAAGATCGACAAGCGAAGTATTTAGAGACGATTCATAAAGAAGCAAAACGGCTTACTAATTTAATCAATGACTTTTTAGATTTACAACGGATGGAGTCTGGAAACCAAACCTATCAAAAAGAATCATTACAAGTCGTTCAAGTATTACAACAAGTAGTTGACTTGTTTCAAGTGCAACACACTGATAGAAAGATATCGATAAAAAACGAGGTTAAAGAACCTTATGTGGTAGCGGACGAAGAAAAGCTTATTCAATTGTTTACAAATTTAATAAGTAATGCGATTAAGTTTTCTCCAAACGGTGGCAATATTGACATTAGTGTAGATATGGTAGACAGTCAACTCAGAATTGCTATTCATGATGAAGGGCTTGGTATTCCACGTAGTGAAATCCCTAACTTATTCCAGAAGTTTTATCGAATTGATAACTCTGATAGAAGAAAAATTGGGGGAACAGGACTTGGACTAGCGATTTGTAAAGAAATCGTTCAAGCCCACCATGGGGCAATATCGGTAAGTTCTGAACAAGGGAAAGGAAGTACGTTTACAATGCATTTCCCTTTAGCGAGAGAGGACCGACCAATTGCAAATGAGTTAGATTCAATGAGTGATCACCCGAAGCTTGTCATTTTAGAAGATGATAACAGTCTTGCCATGCTTTTAAAAGAACAGTTGAATGAAACCGGGTTTCACGTAATTCATGAAAAAGATGGTGAACAGGCGTTACAAACGATTGAACAAGTGAAGCCAGATGCCGTTGTCATTGATATTTTGTTACAAAATAGCATAGACGGATGGTCGGTTATTGAGATATTAAAAGAAAACCCTATAACGAAAGATATACCTATCATCGTGTCTTCCGCGTTAGATGAAAAAGAACGAGGATTAGGAGCGGGAGCGAAGCATTATTTAACGAAACCGTATCCACCGAATCAATTATCAACGGTCATTTTACAAACATTAGTAACTAGAAAAAAAGATGGCAAGATTTTGTTGCCAAAAGAAACCGAATAA
- a CDS encoding response regulator has translation MTKLLVAEDEDVLRMLIVDTLEDEGYTIDEAADGLEAMEFIEKNQYDLILVDYMMPGLTGIEVIEKVRTMEEKKDTLIMMLTAKSQQADEEKARKAGADFFLAKPFSPIKLAEMVGEITHA, from the coding sequence ATGACAAAACTACTAGTAGCAGAAGATGAAGATGTACTTCGAATGTTAATCGTAGATACGTTAGAAGATGAAGGCTATACAATTGATGAAGCTGCCGATGGCCTTGAAGCTATGGAATTTATAGAGAAAAATCAATATGACTTAATTTTAGTTGACTATATGATGCCAGGTTTAACAGGTATTGAAGTCATTGAAAAAGTACGAACAATGGAAGAGAAAAAGGATACATTAATCATGATGTTAACTGCTAAAAGTCAACAAGCAGATGAGGAAAAAGCTAGAAAAGCAGGTGCTGACTTTTTTTTAGCTAAACCATTTAGCCCGATTAAGTTGGCTGAAATGGTTGGAGAAATTACACATGCTTAA